One genomic region from Cellulomonas hominis encodes:
- a CDS encoding sugar ABC transporter substrate-binding protein, with amino-acid sequence MHRIPTRGRRLLASTAVGAAGVLALTACGGGSGFDEGSGDDAGASGEGGSLSILIGSSGDAETDAVQAAVAAWSEESGVDATVQVASDLTQELSQGFASGDPADVFYVSADQFQTYAANGSLYPYGDSLDNADDFYPSLVEQFTYDGELVCAPKDFSTLGLIIDTAAWEAAGLTDDDVPTTWDELTDVSARLTTDGRVGLGFSGEYARVGAFLAQAGGTLVSADGTEATADSPENVEGLTYVQQLLASGSAAYASDLGTGWGGEAFGTGAAAMTIEGNWITGAMTNDYPDAAYRVVELPAGPAGQGTLQFTNCWGVAADSDNQSDAVDLVQYLTATEQQLAFSEAFGVMPSVQSAADGWKELYPEMTAFIDSADFAQNVVNARGAADVITDFNSQLLTLKTGDPAAILGSVQTNLQAVLDENAS; translated from the coding sequence ATGCACCGCATCCCCACCCGAGGACGGCGCCTCCTGGCGTCCACCGCCGTCGGCGCCGCCGGCGTCCTCGCGCTCACCGCCTGCGGCGGCGGCTCCGGCTTCGACGAGGGCAGCGGCGACGACGCCGGTGCCTCGGGCGAGGGCGGCTCGCTCAGCATCCTCATCGGGTCCTCCGGCGACGCCGAGACCGACGCGGTCCAGGCCGCCGTCGCCGCGTGGTCCGAGGAGTCCGGCGTCGACGCGACCGTGCAGGTCGCCTCCGACCTGACCCAGGAGCTGAGCCAGGGCTTCGCCTCGGGCGACCCGGCCGACGTGTTCTACGTCAGCGCCGACCAGTTCCAGACCTACGCCGCGAACGGCTCGCTGTACCCGTACGGCGACTCGCTGGACAACGCGGACGACTTCTACCCGAGCCTCGTCGAGCAGTTCACCTACGACGGCGAGCTGGTGTGCGCCCCGAAGGACTTCTCCACGCTGGGCCTCATCATCGACACGGCCGCGTGGGAGGCCGCCGGCCTCACCGACGACGACGTCCCCACCACCTGGGACGAGCTCACCGACGTGTCCGCGCGCCTGACCACCGACGGCCGGGTCGGCCTCGGCTTCTCCGGCGAGTACGCCCGGGTCGGCGCGTTCCTCGCCCAGGCCGGCGGCACGCTGGTGAGCGCGGACGGCACCGAGGCGACCGCCGACTCCCCCGAGAACGTCGAGGGCCTGACCTACGTCCAGCAGCTGCTCGCGTCCGGCAGCGCCGCGTACGCCTCCGACCTCGGCACCGGCTGGGGCGGCGAGGCGTTCGGCACCGGCGCGGCCGCGATGACGATCGAGGGCAACTGGATCACCGGTGCGATGACCAACGACTACCCCGACGCCGCCTACCGCGTGGTCGAGCTCCCCGCGGGCCCGGCCGGCCAGGGCACCCTGCAGTTCACCAACTGCTGGGGGGTCGCAGCCGACTCGGACAACCAGTCCGACGCGGTGGACCTCGTGCAGTACCTGACCGCGACCGAGCAGCAGCTCGCGTTCTCCGAGGCGTTCGGTGTCATGCCGTCCGTGCAGTCCGCGGCCGACGGCTGGAAGGAGCTGTACCCGGAGATGACCGCGTTCATCGACTCCGCCGACTTCGCGCAGAACGTCGTGAACGCTCGGGGCGCCGCCGACGTCATCACCGACTTCAACTCCCAGCTGCTCACCCTGAAGACCGGCGACCCCGCCGCGATCCTCGGCTCCGTGCAGACCAACCTGCAGGCCGTCCTCGACGAGAACGCCTCCTGA
- a CDS encoding LacI family DNA-binding transcriptional regulator, whose amino-acid sequence MDSTTRPTLESVAQRAGVSRQTVSNVLNAPHLVRPETTDRVRSAIDALGYRPSAAARQLRTGRSRVVGLRLEPVQDGINGAVLDRFLHALTESAQARGYRVMLFTAPDDEREIAQYGELLDTADLDAFVLTSTHRDDARAAWLAERDVPFVTFGRPWSAPGAATDDHPWVDVDGSAGTRAAVEHLRRLGHERIAYLGWPDGSDVGEDRAAGWAAAMVDAGHDAGLLRRLHARVPDGVAAGAQAIERVLADAAPTAVVCASDSLALGALTVGRSRDTPLAVVGFDDTPVAAAVGLTSVAQPLTEAAHRALDLLLDQLDGTGGTRSKQVLLAPHLVERASSRTP is encoded by the coding sequence ATGGACAGCACGACCCGGCCGACGCTGGAGAGCGTCGCGCAGCGTGCAGGCGTCTCCCGCCAGACGGTGTCCAACGTCCTCAACGCCCCCCACCTGGTGCGGCCCGAGACCACCGACCGCGTCCGGTCCGCGATCGACGCGCTCGGCTACCGCCCGTCCGCCGCCGCCCGGCAGCTGCGCACCGGCCGGTCCCGCGTCGTCGGCCTGCGGCTCGAGCCGGTGCAGGACGGCATCAACGGCGCCGTCCTCGACCGGTTCCTGCACGCCCTCACGGAGAGCGCCCAGGCCCGCGGCTACCGGGTGATGCTGTTCACCGCCCCCGACGACGAGCGCGAGATCGCCCAGTACGGCGAGCTGCTGGACACGGCCGACCTCGACGCCTTCGTGCTGACCAGCACGCACCGCGACGACGCCCGAGCCGCCTGGCTCGCCGAGCGGGACGTGCCGTTCGTGACCTTCGGCCGGCCGTGGTCCGCCCCGGGCGCCGCGACCGACGACCACCCCTGGGTCGACGTCGACGGCTCCGCCGGAACCCGCGCGGCCGTGGAGCACCTGCGCCGGCTCGGGCACGAGCGGATCGCCTACCTGGGCTGGCCCGACGGCTCCGACGTCGGCGAGGACCGCGCCGCCGGCTGGGCCGCCGCGATGGTGGACGCCGGGCACGACGCGGGCCTGCTGCGCCGGCTGCACGCCCGCGTCCCCGACGGGGTCGCCGCGGGCGCGCAGGCCATCGAGCGGGTGCTCGCCGACGCCGCGCCCACCGCCGTCGTCTGCGCCTCGGACTCCCTCGCGCTCGGCGCGCTGACGGTCGGGCGCAGCCGCGACACCCCGCTGGCCGTCGTCGGCTTCGACGACACGCCCGTCGCGGCCGCCGTCGGCCTCACGTCCGTCGCCCAGCCGCTCACCGAGGCCGCGCACCGCGCGCTCGACCTGCTGCTCGACCAGCTCGACGGCACCGGCGGCACCCGCAGCAAGCAGGTGCTGCTCGCCCCGCACCTCGTCGAGCGCGCGTCCAGCCGCACACCCTGA
- a CDS encoding glycogen debranching N-terminal domain-containing protein, translating to MELQPLLHDLLAAVQAPTQAWSDPEGQIGLTEGRGAQGVYHGDVRVLSGARLAVSGAAPESIGSGTDGPGRVRAVLLARSVDGPGADPTARLERLREVVPGVVTETLTLSCSTAEPVRALLELTVTPDGTPMDRIKSGAPVGAPPAVELVTGGARWRADDEVTAELSAPGARVEVADDGTVRLAWEATAATGAPHVSTWTLAVSDAGGVVTAPRRARPEWATPEVEAADRRLPALLDQALADLGTLRMSARFAPDDVFLAAGAPWFFTLFGRDSLWAARMLLPLGTELAAGTLRTLAALQGERTDPATAEQPGKILHEIRRAELSMPGEGTVLPPVYYGTVDATPLWVCLLHDAWRWGMPADEVEALLPAMERALAWMSDHGDSDGDGFLEYADESGTGLANQGWKDSGDSVQWRAGGLATGPIALAEVQGYAHEAAVAGAALLDAFGRPGAERWRAWAAALAERFREAFWTSDARGPYPGIALDAGKRVVDTVTSNIGHLLGTGLLSADEEAVVAERLAAPDMDSGYGLRTMSTESAGYWPLRYHGGAVWPHDTAIVVQGLARAGHARAAAALAEGLLAAAQDVDDRLPELYGGDARGSVPRLVPYPAACRPQAWSAAAAVSVLGAALGLRPDVPGGTLDVAPPVPAPLGAVSVEGLRLAGRPLSVRVAADGRVEASTDAPVRVRTS from the coding sequence ATGGAGCTCCAGCCCCTGCTGCACGACCTGCTCGCCGCCGTGCAGGCGCCCACCCAGGCCTGGTCCGACCCGGAGGGCCAGATCGGCCTGACGGAGGGCCGCGGCGCCCAGGGCGTCTACCACGGCGACGTCCGGGTCCTGTCGGGCGCGCGGCTCGCGGTCTCGGGGGCGGCGCCGGAGTCGATCGGCTCCGGCACGGACGGCCCCGGCCGGGTCCGCGCCGTGCTGCTCGCCCGCAGCGTCGACGGCCCCGGTGCCGACCCGACCGCGCGGCTGGAGCGGCTGCGGGAGGTCGTGCCCGGCGTGGTGACCGAGACCCTGACGCTGTCCTGCTCGACGGCCGAGCCGGTGCGCGCGCTCCTCGAGCTCACCGTGACCCCGGACGGCACCCCGATGGACCGGATCAAGTCCGGCGCCCCCGTGGGAGCCCCGCCGGCGGTCGAGCTCGTCACCGGCGGCGCGCGGTGGCGGGCCGACGACGAGGTCACGGCGGAGCTGTCCGCGCCCGGCGCCCGCGTCGAGGTCGCCGACGACGGCACCGTTCGCCTGGCCTGGGAGGCGACCGCCGCCACAGGCGCCCCGCACGTCAGCACGTGGACGCTGGCCGTGTCCGACGCGGGCGGCGTGGTCACGGCCCCGCGCCGCGCCCGGCCGGAGTGGGCGACGCCGGAGGTCGAGGCCGCGGACCGCCGGCTGCCGGCGCTGCTGGACCAGGCTCTCGCCGACCTCGGGACCCTGCGGATGAGCGCGCGGTTCGCGCCCGACGACGTGTTTCTCGCCGCGGGCGCGCCCTGGTTCTTCACCCTGTTCGGCCGGGACTCGCTCTGGGCCGCCCGCATGCTGCTCCCGCTCGGGACGGAGCTCGCCGCCGGCACGCTGCGGACGCTCGCCGCCCTGCAGGGGGAGCGGACCGACCCCGCGACCGCCGAGCAGCCCGGCAAGATCCTGCACGAGATCCGGCGCGCCGAGCTGAGCATGCCCGGCGAGGGCACCGTGCTTCCTCCCGTGTACTACGGCACCGTCGACGCGACCCCGCTGTGGGTCTGCCTGCTGCACGACGCCTGGCGGTGGGGGATGCCGGCCGACGAGGTCGAGGCGCTGCTGCCCGCGATGGAGCGCGCCCTCGCGTGGATGTCCGACCACGGCGACTCCGACGGCGACGGGTTCCTCGAGTACGCCGACGAGTCGGGCACCGGCCTGGCGAACCAGGGCTGGAAGGACTCCGGCGACTCGGTGCAGTGGCGGGCAGGCGGGCTCGCCACCGGGCCGATCGCGCTGGCCGAGGTGCAGGGGTACGCGCACGAGGCCGCCGTCGCGGGCGCGGCGTTGCTCGATGCCTTCGGACGCCCCGGCGCCGAGCGCTGGCGCGCGTGGGCCGCGGCCCTGGCCGAGCGGTTCCGGGAGGCGTTCTGGACCTCCGACGCCCGCGGGCCGTACCCCGGCATCGCGCTCGACGCTGGCAAGCGGGTCGTGGACACGGTGACCAGCAACATCGGGCACCTGCTCGGCACCGGCCTGCTGTCCGCCGACGAGGAGGCCGTGGTCGCCGAGCGGCTGGCCGCGCCGGACATGGACTCCGGGTACGGGCTGCGGACCATGTCCACCGAGTCCGCCGGCTACTGGCCGCTGCGGTACCACGGCGGAGCGGTGTGGCCGCACGACACGGCGATCGTCGTGCAGGGGTTGGCCCGTGCCGGGCACGCCCGGGCCGCCGCCGCGCTGGCCGAGGGGCTGCTGGCTGCCGCGCAGGACGTGGACGACCGGCTGCCCGAGCTCTACGGCGGCGACGCCCGGGGGTCCGTGCCGCGTCTCGTGCCGTACCCCGCGGCGTGCCGCCCGCAGGCGTGGTCGGCCGCGGCGGCGGTCTCGGTGCTGGGGGCGGCCCTCGGTCTGCGCCCGGACGTGCCGGGTGGGACGCTCGACGTCGCCCCGCCCGTCCCGGCGCCGCTCGGCGCGGTGAGCGTCGAAGGGCTCCGGCTGGCCGGCCGGCCGCTGTCCGTACGGGTGGCCGCGGATGGCCGGGTCGAGGCGAGCACCGACGCGCCGGTGCGCGTCCGCACCTCCTGA
- the dxs gene encoding 1-deoxy-D-xylulose-5-phosphate synthase, translating to MGLLDRIGSPEDVRALTPAQVRLLAAEIRTFLVDQVSRTGGHLGPNLGVVELTLALHRVFDSPRDTLVFDTGHQAYVHKLLTGRRDFSRLRHRGGLSGYPSRAESEHDVVENSHASTALSWADGIARANALAGRGDRHVVAVIGDGALTGGMAWEALNNIADGTDRRLVVVVNDNQRSYAPTIGGLALHLDALRTTRGYESVLSWGKRTLKRSGPPGRMAYDALHGLKKGIKDVVAPQGMFEDLGLKYVGPVDGHDAGAVEFALQRARAFGGPVIVHVITEKGRGYSPAEQDVADRFHAVGQIHPETGLPVAPSRFGWTGVFADEVVRIGRRRPDVVAITAAMLNPVGLAPFAAEFPDRTFDVGIAEQHAVTTAAGMAYAGLHPVVAVYATFLNRAFDQVLMDVALHRAGVTFVLDRAGLTGDDGASHNGMWDLAVLGVVPGLRLAAPRDEDTLRAALRAAVDVDDAPTVVRYPKGALPDPLPAVDEVDGVDVLARHGAGAAGDARTVLVCGVGPMARTAVALGELLAAHGLGVTVVDPRWVLPVPAALVKLVGEHDHVVTLEDGVREGGVGSALALRARDAGIATPVQAFGVPRRFLDHAARDELLTTLRLTPPDIARDVLTALGATP from the coding sequence ATGGGACTGCTGGACCGGATCGGCTCGCCCGAGGACGTGCGAGCGCTGACACCGGCGCAGGTCCGCCTGCTGGCGGCGGAGATCCGCACGTTCCTCGTGGACCAGGTCTCCCGCACCGGCGGGCACCTGGGGCCGAACCTCGGCGTCGTCGAGCTCACGCTCGCGCTGCACCGGGTGTTCGACTCGCCGCGGGACACCCTGGTGTTCGACACCGGCCACCAGGCGTACGTGCACAAGCTCCTGACCGGCCGGCGGGACTTCAGCCGGCTGCGGCACCGCGGCGGCCTGTCCGGGTACCCGAGCCGGGCGGAGTCGGAGCACGACGTCGTGGAGAACTCGCACGCGTCGACCGCGCTGTCCTGGGCGGACGGCATCGCCCGGGCGAACGCGCTGGCCGGGCGCGGCGACCGGCACGTGGTCGCGGTGATCGGCGACGGCGCGCTGACCGGCGGCATGGCCTGGGAGGCGCTGAACAACATCGCCGACGGCACCGACCGGCGCCTGGTGGTCGTGGTCAACGACAACCAGCGGTCGTACGCCCCGACGATCGGCGGCCTCGCCCTGCACCTCGACGCGCTGCGGACCACGCGCGGCTACGAGAGCGTCCTGTCCTGGGGCAAGCGGACCCTCAAGCGCTCCGGACCGCCCGGGCGGATGGCCTACGACGCGCTGCACGGCCTGAAGAAGGGCATCAAGGACGTCGTCGCGCCGCAGGGCATGTTCGAGGACCTCGGGCTGAAGTACGTCGGGCCGGTCGACGGGCACGACGCGGGCGCCGTGGAGTTCGCGCTGCAGCGGGCGCGCGCGTTCGGCGGGCCGGTGATCGTGCACGTCATCACGGAGAAGGGCCGCGGGTACAGCCCGGCCGAGCAGGACGTGGCGGACCGGTTCCACGCCGTCGGGCAGATCCACCCCGAGACGGGACTGCCCGTGGCGCCGTCGCGGTTCGGCTGGACCGGCGTGTTCGCGGACGAGGTCGTGCGGATCGGCCGCCGCCGGCCCGACGTCGTGGCGATCACCGCGGCGATGCTCAACCCGGTGGGCCTGGCGCCGTTCGCGGCGGAGTTCCCGGACCGGACGTTCGACGTCGGCATCGCCGAGCAGCACGCCGTGACCACGGCCGCGGGCATGGCGTACGCCGGGCTGCACCCCGTGGTCGCCGTCTACGCGACCTTCCTCAACCGGGCGTTCGACCAGGTGCTCATGGACGTCGCGCTGCACCGGGCCGGGGTGACGTTCGTGCTGGACCGCGCCGGGCTGACCGGCGACGACGGCGCCAGCCACAACGGCATGTGGGACCTCGCGGTCCTGGGCGTCGTGCCCGGGCTGCGGCTGGCGGCCCCGCGCGACGAGGACACCCTCCGCGCGGCCCTGCGCGCGGCCGTGGACGTGGACGACGCGCCCACCGTCGTGCGGTACCCGAAGGGCGCGCTGCCCGACCCGCTGCCGGCGGTCGACGAGGTGGACGGCGTGGACGTGCTCGCGCGGCACGGGGCCGGGGCCGCGGGCGACGCGCGGACCGTGCTGGTGTGCGGTGTCGGGCCGATGGCGCGCACCGCCGTCGCGCTGGGGGAGCTGCTCGCGGCGCACGGGCTCGGCGTGACCGTCGTGGACCCGCGCTGGGTGCTGCCCGTGCCGGCAGCGCTGGTCAAGCTCGTGGGGGAGCACGACCACGTGGTCACCCTCGAGGACGGCGTGCGGGAGGGCGGCGTCGGCTCGGCCCTCGCGCTGCGCGCCCGGGACGCGGGGATCGCCACGCCGGTGCAGGCGTTCGGGGTGCCGCGGCGGTTCCTCGACCACGCGGCCCGCGACGAGCTGCTGACGACGCTGCGCCTGACCCCGCCGGACATCGCCCGCGACGTCCTGACGGCCCTGGGCGCCACCCCCTGA
- the pflB gene encoding formate C-acetyltransferase, which produces MSTTAVPQSGTDATAGAWDGFVTGPWCDGIDVRDFIQRNYTPYTGDSAFLAGPTERTTGVWATLSEMFPAERAKGVYDIDNHTPSTIVSHEPGYIDQPNELIVGLQTDAPLKRAMIPNGGWRMVEKSLETYGYEVDPDVAKIFSTYRKTHNDGVFDVYPPNVRAARSSHIITGLPDAYGRGRIIGDYRRVALYGVDALIEGKRLERHEMDMEPSVEDIIRDREENAEQIRALQELKQMAASYGYDISKPATTAREAVQWLYFAYLGAVKEQNGAAMSLGRVSTFLDVYLQRDLASGAITEEFAQELIDDFVIKLRIVRFLRTPEYDALFSGDPTWVTESIGGIGEDGRPLVTKSSFRFLQTLYNIGPAPEPNLTVLWSNRLPEGFKRYCAQVSIDTSAIQYESDDLIRTSWGDDAAIACCVSPMRVGKQMQFFGARVNIAKALLYAINGGRDEVSGKQVAPVSAPVEGDVLDYEDVAAKYDKLLDWLAETYVDALNCVHYMHDKYAYERLEMALHDRAILRTMACGIAGLSVVADSLSAIKYAKVTPVRDEDGLVTDYVIEGDYPKYGNDDDRADDIAVGITKAFMEKIRHHKTYRNALHTQSVLTITSNVVYGKATGNTPDGRRAGEPFAPGANPMNGRDSHGMLASAMSVAKLPYSEAMDGISLTSTVVPSGLGRTKDEQVTNLVGLMDAYNVSSGYHLNVNVLNRDTLEDAMEHPEKYPQLTIRVSGYAVNFVRLTREQQLDVLSRTFHGGI; this is translated from the coding sequence ATGTCCACCACAGCAGTACCTCAGTCCGGCACCGACGCCACCGCGGGTGCCTGGGACGGATTCGTCACCGGACCCTGGTGTGACGGGATCGACGTCCGCGACTTCATCCAGCGCAACTACACCCCGTACACGGGCGACTCGGCGTTCCTCGCCGGGCCGACCGAGCGCACCACGGGCGTCTGGGCGACGCTCAGCGAGATGTTCCCCGCCGAGCGCGCCAAGGGCGTGTACGACATCGACAACCACACCCCGTCGACGATCGTGTCGCACGAGCCCGGCTACATCGACCAGCCGAACGAGCTCATCGTCGGCCTGCAGACCGACGCCCCGCTGAAGCGCGCCATGATCCCCAACGGCGGCTGGCGCATGGTGGAGAAGTCCCTCGAGACCTACGGGTACGAGGTCGACCCCGACGTCGCCAAGATCTTCTCGACGTACCGCAAGACGCACAACGACGGCGTCTTCGACGTGTACCCCCCGAACGTGCGCGCGGCCCGCTCCTCGCACATCATCACCGGCCTGCCGGACGCCTACGGCCGCGGCCGGATCATCGGCGACTACCGCCGCGTCGCGCTGTACGGCGTGGACGCGCTGATCGAGGGCAAGCGCCTCGAGCGGCACGAGATGGACATGGAGCCGTCGGTCGAGGACATCATCCGCGACCGCGAGGAGAACGCCGAGCAGATCCGGGCGCTCCAGGAGCTCAAGCAGATGGCGGCCTCCTACGGCTACGACATCTCCAAGCCGGCCACGACCGCCCGCGAGGCCGTGCAGTGGCTGTACTTCGCCTACCTGGGCGCGGTGAAGGAGCAGAACGGCGCGGCCATGTCGCTGGGCCGGGTCTCCACCTTCCTCGACGTGTACCTGCAGCGCGACCTCGCCTCCGGTGCGATCACCGAGGAGTTCGCGCAGGAGCTGATCGACGACTTCGTCATCAAGCTGCGCATCGTCCGGTTCCTGCGGACCCCCGAGTACGACGCCCTGTTCTCCGGCGACCCGACCTGGGTGACGGAGTCCATCGGCGGCATCGGCGAGGACGGCCGCCCGCTGGTCACCAAGTCGTCGTTCCGCTTCCTGCAGACGCTCTACAACATCGGCCCGGCCCCCGAGCCGAACCTGACCGTGCTGTGGAGCAACCGCCTGCCGGAGGGCTTCAAGCGGTACTGCGCGCAGGTCTCCATCGACACCTCCGCGATCCAGTACGAGTCCGACGACCTGATCCGCACCTCCTGGGGCGACGACGCGGCGATCGCCTGCTGCGTGTCCCCGATGCGGGTCGGCAAGCAGATGCAGTTCTTCGGCGCCCGCGTCAACATCGCCAAGGCCCTGCTCTACGCGATCAACGGCGGCCGCGACGAGGTGTCCGGCAAGCAGGTCGCGCCGGTCAGCGCCCCGGTCGAGGGCGACGTCCTGGACTACGAGGACGTGGCGGCGAAGTACGACAAGCTGCTCGACTGGCTGGCCGAGACCTACGTCGACGCGCTGAACTGCGTGCACTACATGCACGACAAGTACGCGTACGAGCGCCTCGAGATGGCCCTGCACGACCGGGCGATCCTGCGGACCATGGCCTGCGGCATCGCCGGCCTGTCGGTCGTCGCGGACTCGCTCTCGGCCATCAAGTACGCCAAGGTCACGCCGGTGCGGGACGAGGACGGCCTGGTGACGGACTACGTCATCGAGGGCGACTACCCGAAGTACGGCAACGACGACGACCGCGCGGACGACATCGCGGTGGGCATCACCAAGGCCTTCATGGAGAAGATCCGCCACCACAAGACGTACCGCAACGCGCTGCACACGCAGTCGGTGCTGACGATCACCTCGAACGTCGTGTACGGCAAGGCCACGGGCAACACCCCCGACGGCCGCCGCGCCGGCGAGCCGTTCGCCCCGGGCGCCAACCCGATGAACGGGCGCGACTCGCACGGCATGCTCGCCTCCGCCATGTCGGTCGCGAAGCTGCCGTACTCCGAGGCGATGGACGGGATCTCGCTCACCTCGACGGTCGTGCCCTCGGGCCTCGGCCGCACCAAGGACGAGCAGGTGACGAACCTCGTGGGCCTCATGGACGCGTACAACGTGTCCTCCGGGTACCACCTGAACGTCAACGTCCTCAACCGGGACACCCTCGAGGACGCCATGGAGCACCCCGAGAAGTACCCGCAGCTCACCATCCGGGTCTCCGGCTACGCCGTGAACTTCGTCCGGCTGACGCGCGAGCAGCAGCTCGACGTGCTCTCCCGGACGTTCCACGGCGGCATCTGA
- the pflA gene encoding pyruvate formate-lyase-activating protein has protein sequence MTGTVEQVGAPVIELGLPLVGGSHQRSSAGTAGLEVSEADRSERFAQMRAGELGSLHSWELVTAVDGPGTRLTTFLAGCPLRCLYCHNPDTMEMRRGEPVLAEELLRRIARYVPAFSVTGGGLTISGGEPLMQPAFVARLLRGAKELGVHTAIDTSGYLGAHCTDAMLADIDLVLLDVKSGIPETYKRTTGRELQPTLDFGRRVAASGTEIWIRFVLVPGLTDAVENVDAVADYVATLSTVSRVEVLPFHQMGRDKWASLGMDYELEDAQPPSPELVARVRQQFRDRGLTVF, from the coding sequence ATGACCGGCACAGTCGAGCAGGTGGGCGCCCCGGTGATCGAGCTCGGGCTCCCGCTGGTCGGGGGCTCGCACCAGCGCTCGTCGGCCGGCACCGCCGGCCTCGAGGTGAGCGAGGCGGACCGCTCCGAGCGGTTCGCGCAGATGCGGGCCGGCGAGCTGGGCTCGCTGCACTCCTGGGAGCTCGTCACCGCGGTGGACGGCCCCGGCACCCGCCTCACGACGTTCCTGGCCGGCTGCCCGCTGCGCTGCCTGTACTGCCACAACCCCGACACGATGGAGATGCGCCGCGGCGAGCCGGTGCTCGCCGAGGAGCTGCTCCGCCGCATCGCCCGCTACGTGCCGGCGTTCTCGGTGACCGGCGGCGGTCTGACCATCTCGGGCGGCGAGCCGCTCATGCAGCCGGCCTTCGTGGCCCGCCTCCTGCGCGGGGCCAAGGAGCTCGGCGTGCACACCGCGATCGACACCTCCGGCTACCTCGGCGCGCACTGCACCGACGCGATGCTGGCGGACATCGACCTGGTGCTGCTGGACGTCAAGTCCGGCATCCCCGAGACCTACAAGAGGACCACCGGCCGCGAGCTCCAGCCGACGCTGGACTTCGGCCGCCGGGTCGCCGCGAGCGGGACCGAGATCTGGATCCGGTTCGTGCTGGTGCCCGGCCTGACGGACGCCGTCGAGAACGTCGACGCCGTCGCCGACTACGTCGCCACGCTGTCCACCGTGTCCCGCGTCGAGGTGCTGCCGTTCCACCAGATGGGCCGGGACAAGTGGGCGAGCCTCGGCATGGACTACGAGCTCGAGGATGCCCAGCCGCCGAGCCCCGAGCTGGTCGCCCGGGTGCGCCAGCAGTTCCGGGACCGCGGGCTCACCGTCTTCTGA